The Halichoerus grypus chromosome 9, mHalGry1.hap1.1, whole genome shotgun sequence genome has a window encoding:
- the UNC5CL gene encoding UNC5C-like protein — MCSHESSFQPTQLLLLVGVPVASALLLVQCLRWHCPRWLLGACWKLDSQDEPGGHPTPLPENESSRQCPPATLPEMAAFYQELHTPTQGQTIIRQLMHKLLVFSAREVDHRGGCLMLQNMGISLLIPPGAVAVGRQERVSLILVWDLLDAPSLSRAQGLVSPVVACGPHGASFLKPCTLTFKHCAQEPNHARTYSSNTTLLDAKAWRPLGRPGAHTSRDECRIQLYHFSLYTCVLEAPAGRDARKWLQLAVFCSPLAPAQSHLQLRIYFLNNTPCALQWAVANEQPHGGRLRGPCQLFDFTGARGDQCLKLKYISEGWENVDESSCQLVPHLHIWHGKCPFRSFCFRRKAANENEDCSALTSEIIVTMHTFQDGLETKYMEILRFQASEEESWAAPPPVSQPPPCNRLPPELFEQLQMLLEPNSITGNDWRRLASHLGLCGMKIRFLSCQRSPAAAILELFEEQNGSLQELHYLMTVMERLDCASAIQNYLGGTRSGSPAPVRGGALENQGLELDEKL, encoded by the exons ATGTGCTCCCATGAGAGTTCCTTCCAACCCACCCAGTTGCTACTGCTGGTGGGGGTCCCGGTGGCAAGTGCCCTCCTTCTGGTCCAGTGCCTTCGATGGCACTGCCCTCGCTGGCTGCTGGGGGCCTGCTGGAAGCTGGATAGCCAAGACGAGCCAGGAGGCCATCCCACTCCCCTACCAGAAAATGAGTCCTCAAGGCAGTGCCCGCCGGCCACACTGCCAGAGATGGCCGCCTTCTACCAGGAACTGCACACACCCACTCAAGGCCAGACCATCATCCGTCAGCTGATGCACAAGCTGTTGGTGTTTTCGGCTCGAGAGGTGGATCACCGTGGTGGCTGCCTGATGCTCCAGAATATGGGCATCTCTCTGCTTATCCCGCCAG GAGCTGTGGCTGTGGGCCGCCAGGAGCGGGTGTCACTGATCCTGGTGTGGGACTTGTTGGACGCCCCATCACTGTCCCGAGCCCAGGGGCTGGTGAGCCCTGTGGTGGCCTGTGGCCCCCATGGGGCCTCCTTCCTGAAGCCCTGCACCCTCACATTCAAGCACTGTGCCCAGGAGCCCAACCATGCCCGTACCTACAGCAGCAACACAACCCTGCTCGATGCCAAGGCCTGGAGGCCCCTGGGGCGGCCTGGGGCCCACACCTCCCGGGACGAGTGTCGCATCCAGCTCTACCACTTCAG CCTCTACACCTGCGTGCTGGAGGCGCCGGCGGGCCGGGACGCCCGCAAATGGCTGCAGCTGGCTGTGTTCTGCTCGCCCCTGGCGCCGGCGCAGTCCCACCTGCAGCTGCGCATCTACTTTCTCAACAACACTCCCTGTGCCCTGCAGTGGGCCGTGGCCAATGAGCAGCCCCACGGGGGGCGCCTGCGCGGGCCCTGCCAGCTCTTCGACTTCACGGGGGCCCGAGGGGACCAGTGCCTGAAGCTCAAGTACATCTCTGAGG gttGGGAGAATGTGGATGAGAGCAGTTGCCAGCTGGTTCCCCATCTCCACATCTGGCATGGAAAGTGCCCCTTCCGCTCCTTCTGCTTCCGGAGAAAAGCAG CCAATGAGAATGAGGACTGCTCCGCACTTACCAGTGAGATCATCGTCACCATGCACACCTTCCAGGAT GGCTTGGAGACCAAGTACATGGAAATCCTCAGATTCCAGGCATCAGAGGAAGAATCCTGGGCAGCACCACCCCCTGTCTCTCAGCCACCCCCATGCAACAG GCTGCCTCCAGAGCTCTTTGAGCAGCTGCAGATGTTGTTGGAGCCAAACAGCATCACGGGCAATGACTGGCGTCGGCTGGCCTCCCACCTGGGGCTCTGCGGCATGAAAATCCG GTTCCTGTCCTGCCAGCGCAGCCCCGCCGCAGCCATCCTGGAGCTGTTCGAGGAGCAGAACGGCAGCCTGCAGGAGCTGCACTACCTCATGACCGTCATGGAGCGGCTGGACTGTGCCTCGGCCATCCAGAACTACCTGGGCGGGACGCGCAGCGGCAGCCCGGCGCCAGTCCGCGGGGGCGCCCTGGAGAACCAGGGCCTGGAGCTGGACGAGAAGCTCTGA
- the APOBEC2 gene encoding C->U-editing enzyme APOBEC-2 produces MAQKEEAAAAAAAAEPAAPASQNGEDLENLDDPEKLKELIELPPFEIVTGERLPVNFFKFQFRNVEYSSGRNKTFLCYVVEAQGKGGQVQATRGYLEDEHAAAHAEEAFFNTILPAFDPALRYNVTWYVSSSPCAACADHIIRTLGKTKNLRLLILVGRLFMWEEPDVQAALRKLKEAGCRLRIMKPQDFEYVWQNFVEQEEGQSKAFEPWEDIQENFLYYEEKLADILK; encoded by the exons ATGGCCCAGAAAGAAGAGGCCGCTGCGGCTGCTGCGGCTGCTGAGCCCGCGGCGCCCGCTTCCCAGAATGGTGAGGATCTGGAAAACCTGGATGACCCTGAGAAGCTGAAGGAGCTGATTGAACTGCCTCCCTTTGAGATTGTCACAGG GGAGCGGCTGCCCGTCAACTTCTTTAAGTTCCAGTTCCGGAATGTGGAGTACAGCTCCGGGCGGAACAAGACCTTCCTGTGCTACGTGGTTGAAGCTCAGGGCAAGGGAGGCCAGGTGCAGGCCACCCGAGGGTACCTGGAGGACGAGCACGCCGCCGCCCACGCCGAGGAGGCCTTCTTCAACACCATCCTGCCCGCCTTCGACCCGGCCCTGCGCTACAACGTCACCTGGTACGTGTCGTCCAGCCCCTGCGCGGCCTGCGCCGACCACATCATCCGGACCCTCGGCAAGACCAAGAACCTGCGCCTGCTCATCCTGGTGGGGCGCCTCTTCATGTGGGAGGAGCCCGACGTGCAGGCCGCCTTGAGGAAGCTGAAGGAGGCCGGCTGCCGGCTGCGCATCATGAAGCCCCAGGACTTCGAGTACGTCTGGCAGAATTTTGTGGAGCAAGAAGAGGGCCAATCCAAGGCCTTTGAGCCCTGGGAGGACATTCAGGAGAACTTCCTGTACTACGAGGAGAAGTTGGCGGACATCCTGAAGTAG
- the TSPO2 gene encoding translocator protein 2 isoform X2, whose amino-acid sequence MQPQGAIFLALPHLGPILLWLLTRHRMSGWVGTRPPVPELLLHADLRRDGTPSCLLCYASYLVWKDLGGGFGRPLALPLGLYAVQLAVSWAVLILFFAAHTHGLALLHLLLLYGLVVSTALIWHPINKLAAVLLLPYLAWLTVTASIAYRLWRDSLCPNHQPQPMGEKSD is encoded by the exons ATGCAGCCTCAAGGCGCCATCTTTTTGGCCCTTCCCCACCTGGGGCCCATCCTGCTCTGGCTGCTCACCCGTCATCGGATGTCTGGTTG GGTGGGAACAAGGCCCCCCGTACCTGAACTACTGCTGCATGCTGACCTCCGAAGGGATGGCACGCCATCTTGCCTCTTATG CTATGCCTCCTACCTGGTGTGGAAGGACCTGGGAGGGGGCTTTGGgcggcccctggccctgcctctcgGCCTCTATGCTGTGCAGCTCGCGGTCAGCTGGGCTGTCCTGATTCTCTTTTTCGCAGCCCACACCCATGGTCTG gccctgctgcACCTGCTACTACTCTACGGACTGGTGGTGAGCACAGCGCTGATCTGGCATCCCATCAACAAGCTGGCCGCCGTGCTCCTGCTGCCTTACCTGGCCTGGCTCACGGTGACCGCTTCCATCGCCTACCGCCTGTGGAGGGACAGCCTCTGTCCAAACCATCAGCCTCAGCCCATGGGGGAGAAGAGCGACTGA
- the TSPO2 gene encoding translocator protein 2 isoform X1 produces MQPQGAIFLALPHLGPILLWLLTRHRMSGWYDNPKKPPWCPPHKVLLAGWITIYFVMGYASYLVWKDLGGGFGRPLALPLGLYAVQLAVSWAVLILFFAAHTHGLALLHLLLLYGLVVSTALIWHPINKLAAVLLLPYLAWLTVTASIAYRLWRDSLCPNHQPQPMGEKSD; encoded by the exons ATGCAGCCTCAAGGCGCCATCTTTTTGGCCCTTCCCCACCTGGGGCCCATCCTGCTCTGGCTGCTCACCCGTCATCGGATGTCTGGTTGGTACGACAACCCAAAGAAACCGCCCTGGTGCCCACCTCACAAAGTCTTGTTGGCAGGGTGGATCACCATCTACTTTGTCATGGG CTATGCCTCCTACCTGGTGTGGAAGGACCTGGGAGGGGGCTTTGGgcggcccctggccctgcctctcgGCCTCTATGCTGTGCAGCTCGCGGTCAGCTGGGCTGTCCTGATTCTCTTTTTCGCAGCCCACACCCATGGTCTG gccctgctgcACCTGCTACTACTCTACGGACTGGTGGTGAGCACAGCGCTGATCTGGCATCCCATCAACAAGCTGGCCGCCGTGCTCCTGCTGCCTTACCTGGCCTGGCTCACGGTGACCGCTTCCATCGCCTACCGCCTGTGGAGGGACAGCCTCTGTCCAAACCATCAGCCTCAGCCCATGGGGGAGAAGAGCGACTGA
- the TSPO2 gene encoding translocator protein 2 isoform X3 has protein sequence MPVPPPLSLEKDRPDGSLTPPFSHPPPSSASHTTDIIGHSAWEVCCLSYASYLVWKDLGGGFGRPLALPLGLYAVQLAVSWAVLILFFAAHTHGLALLHLLLLYGLVVSTALIWHPINKLAAVLLLPYLAWLTVTASIAYRLWRDSLCPNHQPQPMGEKSD, from the exons ATGCCAGTGCCACCACCCTTGTCATTGGAGAAAGACAGGCCAGATGGGAGCCTCACTCCgcccttctcccatcccccaccctcctctgctTCGCACACAACGGATATCATCGGGCACTCGGCCTGGGAGGTATGCTGCCTGAG CTATGCCTCCTACCTGGTGTGGAAGGACCTGGGAGGGGGCTTTGGgcggcccctggccctgcctctcgGCCTCTATGCTGTGCAGCTCGCGGTCAGCTGGGCTGTCCTGATTCTCTTTTTCGCAGCCCACACCCATGGTCTG gccctgctgcACCTGCTACTACTCTACGGACTGGTGGTGAGCACAGCGCTGATCTGGCATCCCATCAACAAGCTGGCCGCCGTGCTCCTGCTGCCTTACCTGGCCTGGCTCACGGTGACCGCTTCCATCGCCTACCGCCTGTGGAGGGACAGCCTCTGTCCAAACCATCAGCCTCAGCCCATGGGGGAGAAGAGCGACTGA
- the LOC118532368 gene encoding guanine nucleotide-binding protein G(I)/G(S)/G(O) subunit gamma-10 has product MSSGASVNALQRLVEQLKLEAGVERIKVSQAAAELQQYCMQNACKDALLVGVPAGSNPFREPRSCALF; this is encoded by the coding sequence ATGTCTTCCGGGGCCAGCGTGAACGCTCTGCAGCGCCTGGTGGAGCAGCTCAAGCTGGAGGCCGGCGTGGAGAGGATCAAGGTCTCGCAGGCAGCTGCAGAGCTTCAACAGTACTGCATGCAGAATGCCTGCAAGGATGCCTTGCTGGTAGGTGTTCCAGCTGGAAGCAACCCCTTCCGGGAGCCCAGATCCTGTGCTTTATTCTAA